The Glycine soja cultivar W05 chromosome 9, ASM419377v2, whole genome shotgun sequence sequence AGATATGCAGAGGACTTGTGCATCACAGTGCATAAAGCAATATTCAATGACCAAAGTATTCAACATGTAACAGGTTGAAAAGGGCTCAGCAGAGTCGTTGTCACTTGCAGAAAGTGGACATTTGTGAGATGCAAGGTTTTCAATGATGAACATTTGTGACAATTAAAACAGTGTTagcataagaaaaagaaaaggaggttTGCTTTTCGGGGGGGTTTGATTTCTTTTGGTATGAAAGGAGGGTCATCTTGAGCCACATGGTGAGAAGACTCGTCCTTGGAGCAATCAGAAAGCTCATCTCCCCATAACCTCGAAAGGATGTTCAACTTGAATGGGAATGTTATGGAGATTGGAAGGAACTTGCAAAATTGAGCTTTCTAGTCCAAATCATAGATCTTACTATGATGCATGACCTATTCAGCAACACTTAGCGTGGAATTTATCTTTTCTTAAACAGGCTACTATCGCCGTTAATTAATTTTGAGAAGACAAATATAGCCCAAATTAATTTGCTGCAAGTAGTAGCTAACTAAAGGCAATGATACTCACTTTGAGTAGCCTTAAGATTCTAAACTTGAGTTGCTTTAgattattttctcctttttattattcatatttctcatAAGATGCCCCTTATGTCATAATTGTTGCCAATACTCAATCCTGCCTTTCAGattttccttcttcctccaaaatGTCTCTAATTATCTCATAGTGTAGGATCACTTAACGCTCGGTTCAGTGACAAGTCAAATTTcttgctttgttctttttaaagTCACTGAAATTGACAAGAAATCTTCAAatgtatttgaaaatttaagcaAAGATAGTGGAGAATTTACTCCAAATCTCTCTGGTGGCCAaagttgatattttaaattacttaaacTGAAATGCACACTTAAACTCTTCTGATGCTCTTAGTCTCTTCTCAGTTTTCACATTGGCCATATATAGGTTGCTTTATAATGAGCTTCTAGTCTATCCCCTTATAGACTATTTTTAGGGTTATTCGGCTTTGGCAGATGAAAATTTCCTAGTCAGAACATTTTATAACTAATCAGATTCCTACTTTCAATGACTTCAATTTACCAAAGCAAAACAGGCTGAGTTATCATTGAACAACGAATAGTTtcacatgtaaaaaaataataggctATTAACTAAAAATCAACTATGAATGCGGAAGACGAGTTTACTATTGAATTTTTGTGCTGATTCGTGGTGATATAAAAAGGTGGgatttcacttcttttttttataatttctctcCCCTAATTCCACCCTaacaaacacttttttttttttaattctcatcTATTTCCACTCCTCTATTTCACTCTTACCAACCACACTCTGAAGGAGAACTAACCTCAATATCAAGTGATTCCCAAAATTCCAAAATACAAATGGAGTCAGTTGAATTAGAATTCTTGAGAAAAAGTTACTCTATTTTATTCCAAAGGTCGAAGGCGAACCAGATATTCTGTACATGATATGATCCTTTCCCTGTTTCAGATATCACTCGTCAGAAATCAACATAAGATTAGAAGGATTTGTATGTGGGTGTTGCGTGGGGGAAGATCGGAAGTTGATGAGTAAATGGGATAGAAAAGCTACAAATAACATTATATAAGCTAATTCGGATTTTAGCTATACATTTGATATTGAGAATcaatttttgtgaaaataatatCCAGAGAAGCCAAATCTATGTCAAAACCATAACTCTGTCCTCCATACTGCACATATAGATATTCATTGGGTGATATGGGAAGAGGGAGAATTTCAGAGATTTCAGGTAAATCTGGTGTAGGTGGAGGAAAATTTTCTGTCTTAGCAGTGTAGTATATATCAGCCAAGAGAATCCACACAAGATCAGGATCAATAGATGCAAGTCCATGGAGGGCATTCAGAGAAGCATCTCGAAGTCCAACAACACTGCTACAAGCTATCCCCACAACCAGACCACTTACCTTCTTCAGAACGAGTTCTAGTGCAGAGGAACTGCTCTTATTACGGCATAAATCAGCTATCATGTTAAGCACTGCAATCTGAATTTTAAGATAGGAAGTCTCAGCGAATGAATCCTCTGAACACACGGAACTGCTTCTATAAGGTAGTTGTAAAGGGGTCTTCTCATCTTTGAAATTTGACTTTTTATGAAATGGGGACGTGATCAGAAGTTTCCAAATGTGTGTCCCATCAGTGTGGAAACGCCGTGTGAAGAAATCTCCTCCGCAAACTGGCACTACAATGCTGATCACATTCAAGCATCTCCGGACAGCCTGACAACATTAGTTACAGTCAAAAAACATCTCTTAAGCAATCAACTAGAACTCAATCAAACACAACATTAATTCAACTTAAGGTGATGAAGGAACAACATTAATTCGACTTAAGGTGATGAAGGAAATTCCACGGGAATTCCTACAATCATCTGAAGGAACTAGTTTAGGTCATTATTTATATCCAATTATGGAAAATAGCATTGAAATTCCAATCTTAAAGTGAAAAATGACCATCAATGAGGAATTACTCACCACTGGGTTCCTGTTCTGAATACAAGTAACCAGGAATGGCCATATTTTATTCATTGCCGGAAGCAGCCTGTTTTCATCAGCCGCTTCTTCATTAGCTTCCAAAGTATCCTTCAGTTGATACAATGATAGTGATTGTAGCGCTTCTTCTGTTGCttctttaatttctctttcaaGTTTATAAGCTGCTTCTACTTTTGCTATTGCCAACGTGCCACCCTAAAACCAGAAATGATCCAAATAGcaataagaaaaatacaaaataaatctattgtttaaaatgattttagattCATAGTCAAACTGGCagacaaaataaatttatttcacacaatacatattatatatttatccaaGGAAATAATAACTGACAAGCACTTTTCAAGCACCTGCCATTTTGTGTCAACTGCAATATAAGAAACCAGTGTCTTTGAAATGTTTATCAACATattcttataaaaagaaaaagtcagGACCTACAAGGATTTTCTTTTGGTTAAGAAAATAATCCATTACTAATGGAAATGGAGTAGAATATATCTTCCCACAAGGAACCAAGAACAGGATGTCAGAGATGCCTAAGAAGGCTTGAAATCAATGAATGCCAACTAATAAACCTCCTAGGGTAACAGAAAATACAGAGCAAATCAGTGAAcctatataaagaaaaatgccTAATAAAAATCTGAATATAAAACATCAGTACAATAAAGTACTCCAATATCCATAAATGTGTATGACAAACAAAAAGAGAGATGAATTGTATGAAAGTGGTCTTTAAAGCTTATACCATTACAATtctaagaaaaattacaaaataacttTTACGCTTAAAAATTCTTCTTTACTGATGTCAAGAGAACATATATTTTCAGACACTAAACAGGGAGGAAGCAGGGCAGGGGGATaccctcttctcttttttttaaagcatattTCCATCAAAGAAATCTTACTAAAGACaattctctctttattttcaaatttacagAGTTTATTCAAAATAGCTGGCATCAGTGTCCAGCAATTTGTGAAAAATCATGCAAAACTTCCTGAAGAAACCCATACTGATAAAGAATATACGCTTCACATATTTACATCAATGGCTAAAATGTTGAAGTGTAAAAGCATTTCAACCAAAAGGTACCTCAATTATATCCAGAGCGGCCAAGCATATTTCTTGCTTGAATGATGCTAGAAGTGGGATTGCAGCAGTAATACATGAACCAGCAATAGAACCAACTGTTCGTCTATATCTTCTAGAATCATTTAACTTGAATAAAATGTCCTCCCACAGGTCTACAAGCAAAACACTTCAATTAGTGAGAATTGACAAATCACCATTACCACGAGAATGGGTATCACATAATCTGGTTGATGCAAAAGcaccaaaataagtcctattatACTGTTTTATAACACAGTCAAGGAGATCTAGCACTTGGCAGGAGGCATGGCAATCCTAATAAAatgaacatataaattattgatatactGTAAAATCAAGGTAAGAGTAATTTATATTATCTAATTACTTACTATTTACTATCACTTTAACATTATACTATTATAAACTGAAGTCTAAAGAATTAGAAGATAGTTGTTTGTTGGTATTCCTTAATGGCTAAGAGCTCATGttaatttctttgattttaAAGATCCCAACAAGTTTGGGTAAGCAAAAGTTTATGGATCCTAATATAGTAACATAAAattgttttgttaattaaacACTCAATAATAGATCAAATAGGACTCTCTTGAAGACTAACATAAACCTTTATCAGTCATTCATGGATTAGGAATTTTATGAAATTCTCTTTTTAAGTTTGCACATAAAGCAAGAAATTTAAGAAAATCTAGATACTTTCGATATATACAAGTAAGCTTTTTCTACCTTCTCCCTGCCTCTCTTTTTGgagggattttttttcttttttgatcagcaaaagtatatatattatatagaaCATTAAAATTAGTACAGGCGGTACTGTTGTATATACATCCTAGCATTTGCAAGGTGCAGAACTGTGGTGACCTAATACATGCTAACCAACTTGAATTACAACCTAAGGAGCACCAATCTGCACTGCATCTAACCTAATATCAAGCTTATCATTAATCACATGGGGTCATGAATGAGCTGCATGGTGTACGCATGCACCCAAAAAGCTGCATAGTTTTAAGAAGTCACCATGGGAAAAGGAAGCTTATCACTACTTATAATTGAAGGACACACAGGTGAATTCTGCTAGAGAAGCTACAAATTGAAGGAAGCATTTTATACTTGAGTcaatgatgtaagctccaaGTTTCCAGGAgaattcccaaaaaaaaaatctaaaagatGGATTGCGAGTCCAAACCTTGTGTTGTTTCTTCTGAATTAGAGACCATAGACCTGACATATCTGGCAAACGACTCTGCCTGAGTGGGCAACAGGCAAGCTTCACGTTTTGATGCCTTCACAATTTCTACTACTGCCTGAAATCAACCAATTTACAGAGCATTAACTGATATTAgaattatgtatattttttgaatCCTAAAGCCCTTCCAAGATGGATCTCACTAAACAGGAAATAAAATGCAAAAAGAATAGCCATTCTGTTTCTAAATAAGACAATGGCAAGtagtaaatattttgaaaaagatGTCCAAAATATGGCTTCAAATATTGTACTAGATGATTTGCTATTACCAGATGAAGAGGAAGAATATAAAGAGATTGTATTAGATGATTTGCAATTACCAGATGGAGGAGATAGCGTGATTAAAATCCACTCAATAAGGAAATGGAAGCACAGTTTTAGAAAGTAGGGAGGGGGTAACTAGCAACTTACCTTTAGGAATGGAACAGTTAGATCAGGATGTTGGTGTCTACCCAGTATTTCAAGTTCTGTTGACACAGAGCGCATCTGTTCAATTGCACATCATTAGACCATAAGACTTCAGCCAATAAAGTCCAAGCATGTTGGAAGGTAATTATTTGCTttgtatacacacacacacacattgtaATCCAAGGCAATAGAGTTTAGAGAATGACCAAATGAATGCAACTATTAAACAATTTAAACAGACAATACCCACATAAATTGAGTATTATTAAGAAAACCAACCCTTCTATGGTACCTGAACAAACACATTTGGCACATATATATCACAAACTACTAAAGGCCATCTAAATTCAAAAGAATTATCATAGCATACCCTAAAAATGAGGGAAGCTAGTTTCCTTAAAATGGAAATAAGAGAACatggtcataccggttcctcaAGAAGAGGCAATATCTTGTGAGCCACTCCAATGTAGGAGAGCATGGATGCCAGCACATTTGGCACATGATGATTTAGATCCAAATGGCGTAATTGTTGACATATTGAATCAATCACATAGTCTGCATTTTCCAAAACTAACTGTCCAACCTACATAAATGCCATATAAGATAGCAGTCAATAGTCATGGAAGAAAAATTGGAAAATAAACAAAGATCATGACTAACAAACTAACTGTTGTATAGCTAGATGTGGTGGTAAGTATATGCAAGACAGAATCTGCTGCATTTCTAACTCGGTAATTTGAAGAACTAAGGTTCTCCAGCAATAAATAAagtgaagaatgaagaaaaccACTTGAAACAAAATCTCTTCCAAGGCACAGATTAAAGATTCCTACTCCATCAATAATAACCTGTTTCACAATAAGGAAGCCATTGTTGATATTATGTCAATCTTCTTTGGAGATAAATTTGAAAAGGAAACCAAATTACAACCAATAAACAGCCATGTCAGCTTATGAAAATAGTATCTTACCTCACGTAGCATTGCAGCATCTTGGAAAAAGTATAGGCTAATATCTTCTTCAACTGCAGCATTAAGCTGCAAGTCAGCAATTCTGCCATCAATTGGAACATTCCATACCTCAGTAGATAAATACTCGTGTAAGATCCCACCAATGCACTCAACTAAACAACTCCTTACACCTTTATCCTTGGACTTCTTCCAGGAAAATTCATGAAATGCACTATCATGTTTGTAAGACTGAACCTGAACTCCTCTGCTTAGAGTAGACCTATGAAATATCCTAGCAAAATCATTAGTTGCTTGATCTGATAGACCAAATATCATCTCATTCAGCATGCATGCAGCTGTGCTAGCTTGCCGCAATAACTGTCCAGAACCATTCCTGTCATACCAAGACTGCCAGCTTTCTTTATTGTATTCTTTTAAACGAAGCTCAGAAACCAATCTACGGAAGTAACCGAGTAGAATATCAATCACATGCGACAGAAGCCCTTCACTTATATTATCTAGCAATGACAAACAAAGGTAACAAGAGTAAATCCAGGTTAAAGACAAACTCTTTGAGCTTTAAGAAAAAGAACATTGAATTGGAAATCACCTGCCACTAAAGATAAACCCACAAATCGGAGAATCCCTGCAAGAGGCTGGTATAATTTAATACTACCAACATAACTAAACCAAGGGGGCATGCGAGGAAGCTCATAGTTGTTTTGAGCAGTTTTCACAGGTTCATCTATACTTTTTTCCTCAATAAGCCTGCACTTAGGGACTTCAGATAAAGCAGAATTTATAAGAAGGGGGCCATAATTGAAGAAATTAGCTCCAGATTTCAACTCAGCAATGGAGGGAAGATATCCCAGAGTTGATGATCGATCTGTTTTAGTGATTATGCCGAGCAAACCAGAAAACACTGTATTATGGCTTAGACATGCAGCAAACAAATCTAGGAATCTAGCAGCTTCTACCTGATCACTTTTAAGCATCAGAACGAAAGTCCATGAAAGTAAATGCGAAAAGAGTTCACTTTTACTAAATTAAGTGtgtaaaatataaacataaagaagatgtgacctatgtttTACTACAAGAGTATGAGAAGCAATACTTCATTTCACAGAGCCTGGGCATGCAGGATTAAATAATGAACAGGTGACTTTATATGATTAACATACCTGCTCTAGATTGAATAGGGAGTGTTAGAGGCATAACATCTTATAGTATGTATTGAATGTTATTGGAGGCATAACATCTTATAGTATGTATTGAATGTTATTGGGCCAGGCTTTTACTGGTTATACTATATTCAATGTGATTTTTCAGATTAAACAGATTCACAGGAAGCATTACTCCTAATCCtaattaataaagataaaaaaaaaacacaaaatataatgaaatatgGAAAACAATACTAGAAGATCATCTAAAATATTCTAAGAGACAATTAAAGCTTACTAAGTTTTAAGCCTGTTATAATTAAACACACTAaaagaaataaactaaaaatatgacACTGGCAATGTGATGGCATTCAGAATTAAAGACCTCTAATCGTTACTAAATATGGAAGCAAATAATGAAGTATAATGAAATTAGGAAACAGCTACTGAGAGATAAAATCCACTTAAATATTCTAAGAGATACAATGACGATTTATGAAATGTTTTCTGGATATTCTAGCAATAACAATCATATTTATCTGTATAATATAGATGCCTTGTGATTGAGATGCAATTGGtgttatctttaaataaaagaatattttgaaCTTACATGGTTACACCTAGTTAGTTGGGATGTTTGCTATAGACCCAAAAAGGGAGGAGGTTTGGGTCTTGGTAATTTGGTCTCTAAAAGCATTGCTTTGACATCTAAATGGCTTTTCCTCGACTTTATCATCTCTATTGCACAATGCTCCTGTTATTCAGATTTATTCTTTAACTCATTCAACTGTTTCTTGGGATTTTCacttttttagaaaaatgataggAAATTTTCTGAATGTCAGTCTTAGAGTTGTTGGATTCAATCGCACTCTCATCTAAAATCCCAGATAAGAGGATTTCGTCCCTTGACACTTCAGGTTTATTTTCCTGGAAACCCTACTATCAATTTCGCATGTGAGCTCCAAGCAGATATTTTATACTCCTtttgaattttccttttctatcttaataaattgttttcttatcaaagaaaaatgtttacAATATACACCAATTTGTACCCTGTATGATTAATTAGTTTCTTCTATTATTCTGTATGAGTCTACAAGATAACTGCATCTAAGGAAACAGAACAAaccattattgtaacaaatacaGGAGAAATTATTATAGATCTATAGAAGGAATATGTGAAATTATTATAGAAGCCCATACAGGAGACTGAAGATGATCCACTAACAGACGAGGAccagaataaaatattattgttagtAATTGCTGAGCATGTAACACAGCATGTGACTCCTCATGGCCAAGCACCACTCTGGGAAGCTTTTCAAGGTTCCTGAATTTGAAAGATGAAATATTTCTGATTAAGAAAAAACCTTAGGGGGAACCATCCTCAACCAGTAATAAGTCCAAACTAAAAGATGAACCTGATAAATATCTCAGCAGCATTGTGTTTTATAACATGTTTCAAATTTTGTGAGAACAAACACTCAAGGAAATCTTGTGCAGTTGAAGACACATCATTAGATACATCAACGACCAAGGCACATAAGCACTCCTGAATCATtagcaaataaattaaaaaataaaaacaattaacaaGAGAAGATTACAAGACAGAAGATAAACTAAGTCATTacccaacaaaaaaaagtttaactcATGGTCAATGGGTTTGCATAGAAATAATCAGAGAGGAAAAGGAgtacaaaagaaaaaggtaatcAACTTAAAGAAGTCTTAATAAGAGCAGGTGAAAAAATTTAAGCATGCATTCCCCATTGCATTGGACCAGAAAAATGCAACTGAAGACAACACATTCCTTAGTGCAGCCAATTTCATCCACTTGACCACCTCTTGGCCTCTGAAAAACAAACTAATTGTTGTTTATGGGGACCTTTGTGCTAGCCTTGCATCTTAGGAGGCTATGCCCATTATCAAGGACAAAAAAGTTGTACACAACAGTACACATTTTGTTGGTGTTGGTGTTTTGGCTGGAGCTTAATGTCAATGGCTTTAAATAATACCTTCAGCCATTAAACCAACTGTGGGACAGATGCTGGTTTCTGGCCTATTTATGGTAATGGATAAAAGCTAACtgttttttattggttttataAAGGGAATGGGGAACAGAAAGCTGTAGGTACAGAAACTCATAAGGGTCCAATCCAGTATTAACGTTTGCTAAGGACTAGTTTACGCTACACTTCAAATCCATCAGTTTCACTATATAACATCATATTGTCAACCACAATAAAGCATACTAATGGTTATGGCACAAACCTAACATTATTCCCAGTTAACCAGTTCAGAGCTCACCAAAAGCATCAGTCTACTTTCCCCCAGTGTGTAGAAGCACTCTGACAAGAGTCCTTTTATAGCATCAACAAGTCCCTTTCTCACCTTTTGTGAAGGGTGAATACAGATCTGAAATTCAATGATTTTACTGATCACATAAAACGTTACATTGCAATAGTAAAATATACACATAGCACTGTAGTTAAAAACATCTGAAGACTGCAAAAAATAGACAAGGAAACTAACATCATTAAACATACATGTGGAAATGTTGCACTCAACAGCTTATTTACATGTGCTGATGTCTTCTGCATCCAATCTTTTGTTCGGTTCACATGCAAAGACATGTTCTCTCTGCCAGGATCAGTATTCCCCATTTCTTGGAGTTGAGTTTGGGAGCAAGAGATTTTTTCTGACTCAACATCTGTATCTTCAGCAGCTTTTGTTTTAACACAATTTTTAACTTGCAAGTGGCGAAGCTCATCcaaaagagaaagtgttgaATTACACTCATTTGAATAAAAGTCTGAAGACGCTTCAATATCTAGGGCAGGTGCATTAGCATCATCCTGGAGGACTATCATAAGAAATTCTGCCAAACCTCTGATTGCTTGGTCAATAGATTCCACATTTCCAGCAGCCCCACTTATCATTGTTTTTGCACTGTGCAAAACTTTAGCTAACTGACTAACAATGCCAGGCAAAAAGAAGCCTAATGCGTCTGCATAACCAACCTGCAAGAGTAAACCAACACAATCAATTAATTCAATATTTCAATTCCACGTTGATTCAATTACATTTAGATAAAAGaattcataaacaaaaaaaataaaatccatgtTCAGAAAGGAAGGACAAAGTCTCTCACTTCAGGTATTTTAAGACTTCGCCCCTACAATTTCCATTTTTCCACTCTAAAACCAAAATCCAGATGAGTATTTTATGCAGTGATAGAAAATATAACAACTTCGGAGGATTCCAAAGATGCAATAAAAGGCAAAGCTATATGGAGGATTTGGAATCCTGATTGGTCAGTTATTTCATAGTCTTCGATGTTGTAATGGGATAGAAAAAGCTTTTATACCTCTGGTTCTCTTCCCATGGCTTCTATATTGAAAACTACAATCAAGCATGCAGGGAGACAAGAACTTTATTGCCCTGAggaatttttttgtgtgttttgccCCGTTTATATCTTTTCTAAGGAGGATGTCTTAACCTCCTTTATACTCATCCGTTAACCATTAGCTCTACAAATATTTTTCAGTCCTTtgcaaaaaatgaataaataacttAGAACTTTTTTCAAAAAGCATAGTTATTGCATTACCTTTGCAACAAGCACCCTCAGAGTTTTGAATGCTTCAATTCGAAGTCTTGCAGAACCTTTTTGTCCCCTAGCAGCCTCTGTATCTGCAATCTTTCATAAGACAAAATTGGTATTATAAATCTATATAATATGTGGTAACCAactttcaaaaaagaaagaaggggGAATTCCATTTGGTCACTTTCAATATATTAGAGTATACAATAGAAAGATCTCTCTTGATTGCTTGAAGAAGTTATCTTCTGCTATAATAGAATGTACCTAtatactttaaataaattttggttattatgttataaaatatgattaaataccaGTTAACCCCCCACCCCCAACCAGCAACcccaagaaaaaaagaaaaacataactgAATTGAAATTTCTCCATGaaactcaacaaaaaaaatatcaacatacTTTGAGAAGAAGTGATAGCCAGTGTCCAACAGCAGCTGATGCAAATTGAGACTGGAGAAATGCAAGTAAACATTTGTCTGATTCCGAACCATACTTGAAAGTTTTATGAAGTTCATCATTATAAATGTCATCCGAAAGTGCAGGCAAACCAGGAATTTGTTCACACAAGCAAGACACATCGGAACAGGAATATAAGCTCAAAAGCAGTGCCTTGACGCACAACAAAATTCCTTCACGAAACTCCTCTGAAGCTTCGGAGGGTGATAACATGGCCCCATATGTTAACTTTTTTAGCAGCACAACCATCTGTTAAAGATTATCACAGTTCAGTATTATTTGTTCTAATCTCATACCAAACAACATTCAGTTTAGAAAGATTTTCATGGCAAATGAGGAGTATATAGTCTACAATAGTCATGAGTTAATACAGCCACAGTATATATATAAGTCAAGATGGCCTAAAACCAGCATTTGCAATAAaagcaaaatataaataaaaaaaataaacctcaaCAAAACACTGTTTCATGCCACCAATTATTCAGAGACAAATGGCTATGGCACTTTCCTGTCAAAACTATTTCACTGTGACACCAAACTATCAAGGGTAAGTAAGCTTAGATCATTGTCTACAATCAGCATATAATCTCATTACATTAAAGAGCATTTATAATGGATGAGGTGAACAATGACAGACCATGAgctgaaaccaaagggaggca is a genomic window containing:
- the LOC114425384 gene encoding uncharacterized protein LOC114425384, whose protein sequence is MDKLGEEEQLRTSTFQRLKSHTLHLLDLLQNPHIQYQKHCSLTVIPQLLRFLQSSSPSTLQPFFDYTLFPLLLLLDAAIQCRSTQKVDSQENYNMPGVLKTPVNVSDGVAEGVVNCLEELLRKCRLNSVDQMVVLLKKLTYGAMLSPSEASEEFREGILLCVKALLLSLYSCSDVSCLCEQIPGLPALSDDIYNDELHKTFKYGSESDKCLLAFLQSQFASAAVGHWLSLLLKIADTEAARGQKGSARLRIEAFKTLRVLVAKVGYADALGFFLPGIVSQLAKVLHSAKTMISGAAGNVESIDQAIRGLAEFLMIVLQDDANAPALDIEASSDFYSNECNSTLSLLDELRHLQVKNCVKTKAAEDTDVESEKISCSQTQLQEMGNTDPGRENMSLHVNRTKDWMQKTSAHVNKLLSATFPHICIHPSQKVRKGLVDAIKGLLSECFYTLGESRLMLLECLCALVVDVSNDVSSTAQDFLECLFSQNLKHVIKHNAAEIFIRNLEKLPRVVLGHEESHAVLHAQQLLTIIFYSGPRLLVDHLQSPVEAARFLDLFAACLSHNTVFSGLLGIITKTDRSSTLGYLPSIAELKSGANFFNYGPLLINSALSEVPKCRLIEEKSIDEPVKTAQNNYELPRMPPWFSYVGSIKLYQPLAGILRFVGLSLVADNISEGLLSHVIDILLGYFRRLVSELRLKEYNKESWQSWYDRNGSGQLLRQASTAACMLNEMIFGLSDQATNDFARIFHRSTLSRGVQVQSYKHDSAFHEFSWKKSKDKGVRSCLVECIGGILHEYLSTEVWNVPIDGRIADLQLNAAVEEDISLYFFQDAAMLREVIIDGVGIFNLCLGRDFVSSGFLHSSLYLLLENLSSSNYRVRNAADSVLHILTTTSSYTTVGQLVLENADYVIDSICQQLRHLDLNHHVPNVLASMLSYIGVAHKILPLLEEPMRSVSTELEILGRHQHPDLTVPFLKAVVEIVKASKREACLLPTQAESFARYVRSMVSNSEETTQDLWEDILFKLNDSRRYRRTVGSIAGSCITAAIPLLASFKQEICLAALDIIEGGTLAIAKVEAAYKLEREIKEATEEALQSLSLYQLKDTLEANEEAADENRLLPAMNKIWPFLVTCIQNRNPVAVRRCLNVISIVVPVCGGDFFTRRFHTDGTHIWKLLITSPFHKKSNFKDEKTPLQLPYRSSSVCSEDSFAETSYLKIQIAVLNMIADLCRNKSSSSALELVLKKVSGLVVGIACSSVVGLRDASLNALHGLASIDPDLVWILLADIYYTAKTENFPPPTPDLPEISEILPLPISPNEYLYVQYGGQSYGFDIDLASLDIIFTKIDSQYQMYS